A genome region from Candidatus Poribacteria bacterium includes the following:
- a CDS encoding catalase-peroxidase (has catalase and peroxidase activities) produces the protein MMSHAHAQGSIANQRWWPNQLNLKVLHQNPPESDPMGKDFNYAEAFNTLDLAELKQDIEQVMTTSQEWWPADYGHYGPLFIRMAWHSAGTYRIHDG, from the coding sequence ATGATGAGCCACGCTCACGCACAGGGCAGCATAGCGAACCAACGCTGGTGGCCGAATCAGTTGAACCTGAAGGTGCTTCACCAGAACCCGCCTGAGTCCGATCCGATGGGCAAGGATTTCAACTACGCCGAGGCGTTCAATACACTCGACTTGGCGGAACTGAAACAGGACATTGAGCAGGTAATGACGACATCGCAGGAGTGGTGGCCCGCCGATTACGGACACTATGGTCCCCTCTTCATTCGGATGGCGTGGCACAGTGCAGGCACGTACCGCATCCACGATGG